A single genomic interval of Nostoc commune NIES-4072 harbors:
- a CDS encoding XisI protein, whose amino-acid sequence MQRVEQYRQSIRQILTSHTTFDSGNSDIESQLVFDTEHNHYQLLEVGWERFKRVYNCIIHLDIKDGKIWIQRNMTDVDIARELVEIGVSKEDIVLGLHPPYKRPYTGYGVG is encoded by the coding sequence ATGCAAAGAGTAGAACAGTATCGCCAAAGCATCCGCCAAATATTAACGTCTCACACTACTTTTGATAGTGGCAATTCAGACATTGAGTCTCAGCTTGTGTTTGATACAGAACATAACCACTACCAGCTTTTAGAAGTTGGCTGGGAAAGATTTAAGCGAGTTTACAACTGTATCATCCATTTGGATATTAAAGATGGAAAGATTTGGATTCAGCGCAATATGACTGATGTAGACATTGCGCGAGAATTAGTAGAAATTGGCGTGTCGAAGGAGGATATTGTTCTGGGTTTACATCCGCCGTATAAGCGTCCGTATACAGGGTATGGAGTAGGTTAA
- a CDS encoding TMEM175 family protein, whose translation MGKGRLEAFSDGVIAIIITIMVLEIKVPHGFDLAALRPLIPIFLSYVLSFIFLGIYWNNHHHLLQAVRHVNGRILWANLHLLFWLSLIPFVTGWMGENNFAAMPVALYGTVLLLSALAYFILTRTLISHHGSDSTLAIAVGRDFKGKISVVLYAVAIPLAFINSWLACILYVVVAVMWLIPDRRIENTLTS comes from the coding sequence ATGGGAAAAGGCAGATTAGAAGCATTCAGCGATGGGGTGATTGCCATTATCATCACCATTATGGTGCTGGAAATCAAAGTGCCGCATGGGTTCGATTTAGCTGCGCTGCGTCCCCTGATTCCAATATTTCTCAGCTATGTGCTAAGTTTTATCTTTCTTGGCATCTACTGGAACAATCACCATCATCTCTTACAAGCAGTTCGACACGTTAATGGGCGTATCCTTTGGGCGAATCTGCATTTGCTGTTTTGGTTGTCGCTAATCCCCTTCGTCACTGGCTGGATGGGTGAGAATAACTTTGCTGCTATGCCAGTTGCCCTTTATGGTACGGTATTGTTGCTGTCTGCATTGGCTTACTTTATCCTTACCCGCACCCTAATTTCTCATCATGGCAGCGATTCGACATTAGCGATCGCAGTGGGTCGAGATTTCAAAGGAAAAATATCGGTGGTATTGTATGCAGTGGCAATTCCACTTGCCTTTATAAACTCATGGCTTGCCTGTATACTATATGTTGTGGTTGCAGTTATGTGGCTCATCCCCGACCGCCGCATTGAAAATACTCTCACTTCCTAA
- a CDS encoding aquaporin, with amino-acid sequence MGTAVISGAVPWVGVTGVAIAFGLSLLTAAYTFGSISGCHASPHGDISMWLSSDNLLIQQPTRRT; translated from the coding sequence GTGGGTACTGCGGTTATCTCTGGTGCAGTACCTTGGGTTGGAGTTACTGGAGTGGCGATCGCTTTTGGCTTAAGTTTGTTGACTGCTGCCTATACTTTTGGTTCTATTAGTGGATGTCATGCATCGCCACACGGAGATATTTCGATGTGGCTTTCAAGTGATAATCTTCTTATACAGCAGCCTACACGGAGAACTTAA
- a CDS encoding SDR family oxidoreductase, with protein MFREGKTQEQIDRLAQMAAFGKLGDVQEIADVVAFLASDEARWITGQNIRVNGGIVSSSRFKRSVLFLPLIRSAVAIAPAFTIGL; from the coding sequence TTGTTTCGAGAAGGCAAAACACAAGAACAGATAGATCGTTTAGCCCAAATGGCTGCGTTTGGCAAACTGGGAGATGTGCAAGAAATCGCCGACGTAGTAGCATTTCTGGCTAGCGACGAAGCTAGATGGATCACTGGGCAAAATATTCGTGTAAACGGTGGAATCGTTTCCAGTAGTCGTTTCAAGCGTTCCGTGCTGTTTTTGCCTTTGATCAGATCCGCAGTGGCGATCGCCCCTGCATTCACCATCGGGTTATAG
- a CDS encoding sigma 54-interacting transcriptional regulator, whose amino-acid sequence MTSPETVTWLQERTSLGILSSEVLNAIAQVIEEQVIPAETDLVSEGTPPEALYILVEGQLESNSTNQTNPALACGFLPGAVIELKELLLDELTPFTITTVTDCHLWVVPGDKFRELATQYPEIAQAFSRQLAQELAQATSALGYEQERSVALRPYLVTKAQRGIVGTSRYAVKLREQIRLSAADRKSVVIFGEPGLEKDNIAALIHFGSPKRREPIIKVNCGILQTSGADLFGRAGGKPGLLEWLGEGTLVLNNIQELPEELLPAVTQLLKTGTYTPVSRSEEATPEPRPSKARILIVSEKTQPIIERCIGQIIKVPPLRVRKADVQAQVEYYTSLYIRARGVPKPHITPEALRRLQSYDFPGNLKELKNLVERAIVQAEGANELTEEIFWPAETKKKRFRVNLLNVYPRLRRFLRSPWWPDRINYGFTATAFAIIVAVLFIGPQTRDRNFVLNLFWAWWWPFFLFLFPFLGRIWCSVCPFMIYGEITQKLSLWLWPRKLKRWPREEAEKWGGWFLFGLFTLIFLWEELWHLENTAYLSACLLLLITAGAMIFSAIFERRFWCRYLCPIGGMNGLFAKLSMTELRAQQGICSASCTTYQCYKGGPQKGEGMETNGCPLYSHPAQLEDNRDCVLCMTCLKACPHRSVEFNLRPPGIELWTTHVPRTYEVALLFLLLGGIYLHRLPELQSWLRLQLDLTQFWQHLGLSLLVLIIPAIFTFGAYSLLQVFNFNRKPRSFVELAYGYLPLVLGGNLAHYLRLGLGEGGRILPVTFATLGLSGEQLPILVAHPAVIAFLQGATIIFSVLMTILLTQKIAKQPVRSLMAQHLAAIALGVSMWAIIVF is encoded by the coding sequence ATGACATCTCCAGAAACGGTTACATGGCTACAAGAACGGACGAGTTTAGGAATTCTCTCATCTGAGGTGTTAAATGCGATCGCACAAGTAATTGAAGAACAAGTTATACCAGCCGAAACTGACTTAGTTAGCGAAGGCACTCCTCCAGAAGCCCTTTATATTCTTGTAGAAGGTCAACTCGAAAGCAATAGCACCAATCAAACCAACCCAGCCTTAGCTTGTGGATTCCTCCCCGGAGCAGTGATTGAACTCAAAGAATTGCTCTTGGATGAATTAACTCCATTCACAATTACTACGGTGACAGATTGTCATTTATGGGTTGTACCTGGTGACAAATTTCGTGAATTAGCCACCCAATACCCCGAAATTGCTCAGGCTTTTTCGCGTCAATTGGCTCAAGAATTAGCTCAGGCTACATCTGCACTTGGGTATGAACAAGAACGATCTGTTGCTTTGCGACCATATTTAGTTACCAAAGCCCAACGCGGAATTGTCGGTACAAGTCGCTATGCAGTAAAACTGCGCGAGCAAATTCGTTTATCGGCGGCTGACCGTAAATCTGTGGTTATTTTCGGAGAACCAGGGTTAGAAAAAGACAATATAGCAGCCCTCATCCACTTTGGTTCTCCAAAACGGCGAGAACCAATTATTAAAGTAAATTGCGGTATTCTGCAAACAAGCGGTGCAGATTTATTCGGTCGCGCTGGCGGTAAACCAGGACTGTTGGAATGGTTGGGAGAAGGTACTTTAGTTCTCAACAACATCCAAGAATTGCCCGAAGAATTATTACCTGCGGTGACGCAGTTGCTCAAAACTGGCACATATACCCCCGTCAGTCGTTCAGAAGAAGCAACACCTGAACCTCGTCCTAGTAAAGCCAGAATTCTGATTGTTTCCGAAAAAACTCAGCCCATAATTGAACGCTGTATTGGTCAGATTATTAAAGTACCACCGCTACGGGTGCGGAAAGCTGATGTTCAGGCACAGGTTGAATATTATACTAGTCTCTACATTCGGGCTAGAGGCGTTCCGAAACCGCACATTACCCCAGAAGCTTTACGTCGCCTCCAGTCTTATGATTTTCCTGGCAATCTCAAGGAATTAAAAAATCTGGTAGAAAGAGCGATCGTGCAAGCGGAGGGTGCTAATGAATTAACAGAAGAAATTTTCTGGCCAGCCGAAACGAAGAAAAAACGATTTCGAGTGAATCTGTTAAATGTCTATCCTCGTTTGCGGCGATTTTTGCGTAGTCCTTGGTGGCCCGATCGCATTAACTATGGTTTTACTGCAACGGCTTTTGCGATTATCGTTGCAGTCTTATTTATTGGGCCACAAACCCGCGATCGCAATTTCGTATTAAATCTATTTTGGGCTTGGTGGTGGCCTTTCTTCTTATTTCTCTTTCCCTTTTTGGGACGTATTTGGTGTTCTGTTTGTCCCTTCATGATTTACGGAGAAATTACCCAAAAGTTATCTCTCTGGCTGTGGCCTCGAAAACTCAAGCGCTGGCCTAGAGAGGAAGCTGAGAAATGGGGCGGATGGTTTCTCTTTGGGCTATTTACCCTAATTTTCTTATGGGAAGAACTCTGGCATTTAGAAAATACTGCCTACCTTAGCGCTTGTTTGCTGCTGTTAATTACGGCTGGGGCAATGATTTTCTCTGCGATTTTTGAGCGGCGATTTTGGTGTCGTTATCTCTGTCCCATCGGCGGGATGAATGGTTTATTTGCCAAACTCTCAATGACGGAACTTCGCGCACAGCAAGGTATTTGTTCTGCCAGTTGCACTACGTACCAGTGCTATAAAGGTGGGCCGCAAAAAGGCGAAGGGATGGAAACTAATGGATGTCCCTTATATTCCCACCCAGCGCAATTAGAAGATAACAGAGATTGCGTACTGTGCATGACGTGCCTGAAAGCCTGTCCTCATCGTTCTGTTGAGTTCAACTTGCGTCCCCCTGGTATTGAACTGTGGACAACTCATGTACCCCGCACCTATGAAGTAGCATTATTGTTTTTGTTGTTGGGTGGAATATATCTGCATCGCTTGCCAGAGTTGCAATCTTGGTTGAGGTTACAACTGGATTTAACTCAGTTTTGGCAGCACTTGGGATTATCGCTGCTAGTGTTAATCATCCCAGCAATATTTACCTTTGGGGCTTATAGCTTGTTGCAAGTGTTCAACTTTAACCGCAAGCCTCGATCATTTGTAGAACTTGCCTATGGTTACCTACCATTAGTGTTAGGGGGAAACTTAGCTCACTATCTGCGTTTAGGCTTAGGCGAAGGCGGACGGATTTTACCCGTAACCTTTGCTACCCTTGGACTGAGTGGTGAACAATTACCAATATTGGTTGCTCATCCGGCTGTCATTGCCTTTTTGCAAGGTGCAACAATAATTTTTTCCGTGTTAATGACTATACTATTAACGCAAAAGATTGCCAAGCAACCAGTGCGATCGCTCATGGCGCAACACCTAGCAGCGATCGCTTTGGGAGTTAGTATGTGGGCGATTATCGTGTTTTGA
- a CDS encoding transaldolase family protein — MAIYLDSAIASEAEVVKLWGWVKGITTNPTLLSQSDTPPETTLKKLVALTDGPLYYQLVASDKALMLAEGRKAFEIIGSQTILKIPATPLGFEVVASLSPEITCSVTAIYSAAQAAVAREAGAKIAIAYVNRATRLLGDGIALVQDMASVLKGSDTEILAASIKSPEEAAASLQAGADHLTLPLAMLQAIATHEFSQKTVEEFAKGGIGLR, encoded by the coding sequence ATGGCAATTTATCTAGACTCAGCGATCGCATCGGAAGCTGAAGTTGTTAAGCTTTGGGGATGGGTGAAAGGCATTACAACAAATCCCACGCTGTTGTCTCAAAGCGATACGCCACCAGAAACCACGCTCAAAAAATTGGTTGCCTTGACGGATGGCCCTTTATACTATCAACTTGTGGCATCTGATAAAGCTCTTATGCTAGCTGAAGGTAGAAAAGCTTTCGAGATTATTGGTTCACAAACAATTTTGAAGATTCCTGCAACACCGTTAGGTTTTGAAGTGGTGGCAAGTTTATCACCAGAAATTACCTGTTCAGTGACAGCAATTTACAGTGCAGCACAGGCAGCAGTAGCACGGGAAGCAGGAGCTAAAATTGCCATAGCTTATGTAAATCGAGCTACGCGGTTGTTAGGTGACGGTATTGCTTTGGTGCAGGATATGGCTAGTGTACTCAAAGGCAGTGATACGGAAATTTTAGCAGCTAGTATCAAATCTCCAGAAGAAGCAGCCGCTTCATTGCAAGCCGGAGCGGATCATTTGACTTTACCATTGGCAATGTTGCAAGCGATCGCAACTCACGAATTCTCACAGAAAACTGTTGAAGAATTCGCTAAAGGCGGTATTGGCTTAAGATAA
- a CDS encoding tetratricopeptide repeat protein encodes MKRKFLPIIASLLTIGLIYAAVYHILGEICLYPDVLYNPNEGKSIKARTLAIVAVPYAQMGQKDKSSKILAQALKNAQEIKEINTYSSRRSSALLKVAAKYAEVGQPAQALQVIKIAKEGVEHGSGAAQELNEAAVKAAEAGRFNQALQLTQLLDNKAIGYFENRDSAIAEVAVETAQAGLYDQAFQLLSSIEENTDKTGEALTKIAELATSTKLRSQALPLLDQTFELANRIKNVSALAKVASQYTELGQKAKSEQILNQSLQLTQSDKYIPNQIENIVKIAVSYANIGQQDKAVQILDRTFGAVQLIQINNIPKPILPELAIGYAKIGQKDKALQILNKAFQQNKINKNFWKTDQFTQIAVKYEEMGLHQQALEAAKMLGAPERVRALVAVAVEDAEQSQYDLAIKNIKSIGNDYPHEVRPDKMNGLSQIAMKAASAGQYEQAFKSIESIDDDFCGDCIAKPLIKLVNKATRTETKDKASQLLDKALSVAQFTILDQPERVGVLAEVANHYAQLGQQQKASDILAKALKIGEDISISKSMPENISIHFTWFKYPCPYIR; translated from the coding sequence ATGAAACGAAAGTTTTTACCGATTATTGCATCACTCTTGACCATCGGTTTAATATATGCAGCGGTATATCATATCTTAGGCGAAATCTGTTTGTATCCCGATGTACTATATAACCCAAATGAAGGTAAGTCAATTAAAGCCAGAACATTGGCTATAGTTGCTGTTCCGTATGCCCAGATGGGACAAAAGGATAAATCCTCAAAAATATTAGCTCAAGCATTAAAGAACGCCCAGGAGATTAAGGAGATCAATACCTATTCTTCTCGAAGAAGTTCTGCACTGCTTAAAGTAGCTGCCAAGTATGCAGAAGTTGGGCAACCCGCTCAAGCTCTTCAAGTTATTAAGATAGCCAAAGAAGGTGTTGAACATGGAAGTGGGGCTGCTCAGGAGCTAAATGAGGCAGCAGTCAAGGCTGCCGAAGCAGGTCGCTTCAACCAAGCCCTTCAGCTTACCCAGTTGCTCGATAATAAAGCAATTGGATATTTTGAAAACAGAGACAGTGCTATAGCTGAAGTCGCTGTTGAAACTGCCCAAGCTGGGCTATACGACCAAGCTTTTCAACTTCTTAGCTCGATTGAGGAGAATACCGATAAGACAGGAGAGGCATTAACTAAGATTGCTGAGTTGGCGACTTCTACAAAACTTAGAAGTCAAGCCTTGCCGTTATTAGATCAAACCTTTGAACTTGCCAATAGAATTAAGAATGTTAGTGCTTTAGCTAAGGTAGCTAGTCAGTACACAGAATTAGGACAGAAAGCTAAATCTGAACAAATATTAAACCAATCTCTTCAGCTTACCCAATCTGATAAGTATATCCCCAACCAAATTGAAAACATAGTCAAGATTGCTGTTAGCTATGCAAACATAGGACAACAAGATAAAGCTGTACAGATATTAGACAGAACTTTTGGGGCTGTTCAGCTTATTCAGATTAATAATATACCAAAACCAATATTGCCCGAACTCGCCATTGGTTACGCAAAAATAGGTCAAAAAGATAAAGCCTTACAAATATTAAATAAAGCCTTTCAACAGAATAAAATTAATAAAAATTTTTGGAAAACTGATCAATTCACTCAAATTGCTGTTAAATACGAGGAGATGGGACTTCATCAACAAGCTTTGGAAGCTGCTAAAATGCTGGGGGCGCCTGAAAGAGTTCGGGCATTAGTTGCAGTAGCGGTTGAAGATGCAGAGCAATCTCAATATGACCTAGCTATTAAGAACATCAAATCTATTGGAAACGATTACCCTCATGAAGTTCGCCCCGACAAAATGAATGGACTATCTCAAATTGCCATGAAAGCTGCGTCAGCAGGGCAATATGAACAAGCATTTAAAAGTATTGAGTCTATAGATGATGATTTTTGCGGAGATTGTATCGCTAAACCCTTAATAAAACTTGTTAACAAGGCTACTAGAACAGAAACAAAAGATAAAGCCTCACAATTGTTAGACAAAGCCTTAAGCGTTGCTCAGTTTACTATCCTAGATCAACCTGAACGAGTTGGAGTATTGGCTGAAGTTGCTAATCATTATGCACAACTGGGACAACAGCAGAAAGCTTCAGATATACTAGCTAAAGCCCTTAAAATTGGCGAAGATATTTCTATTTCAAAGTCGATGCCTGAAAACATCTCCATACATTTTACCTGGTTCAAGTATCCTTGTCCATATATCCGTTGA
- a CDS encoding MFS transporter → MLLLLADLAPKEYLATIISVNGTFYGLGQTLGPLLMGYAFGFGGINSVFYAATGFAILIFFVFRYCTCVKEV, encoded by the coding sequence GTGCTGCTTCTTTTAGCAGATTTAGCACCAAAAGAATATTTAGCGACGATCATATCGGTAAACGGGACATTCTATGGATTAGGACAAACATTAGGGCCGTTGTTAATGGGCTATGCCTTTGGTTTCGGCGGAATTAATAGCGTATTTTATGCTGCAACTGGTTTTGCAATTCTGATATTTTTTGTATTTAGGTATTGCACTTGTGTGAAAGAAGTCTAA